A genome region from Zootoca vivipara chromosome 11, rZooViv1.1, whole genome shotgun sequence includes the following:
- the VCP gene encoding transitional endoplasmic reticulum ATPase, with translation MASGADSKADDLSTAILKQKNRPNRLIVDEAINEDNSVVSLSQAKMDELQLFRGDTVLLKGKKRREAVCIVLSDDTCSDEKIRMNRVVRNNLRVRLGDVISIQPCPDVKYGKRIHVLPIDDTVEGITGNLFEVYLKPYFLEAYRPIRKGDIFLVRGGMRAVEFKVVETDPSPYCIVAPDTVIHCEGEPIKREDEEESLNEVGYDDIGGCRKQLAQIKEMVELPLRHPALFKAIGVKPPRGILLYGPPGTGKTLIARAVANETGAFFFLINGPEIMSKLAGESESNLRKAFEEAEKNAPAIIFIDELDAIAPKREKTHGEVERRIVSQLLTLMDGLKQRAHVIVMAATNRPNSIDPALRRFGRFDREVDIGIPDATGRLEILQIHTKNMKLADDVDLEQVANETHGHVGADLAALCSEAALQAIRKKMDLIDLEDETIDAEVMNSLAVTMDDFRWALSQSNPSALRETVVEVPQVTWQDIGGLEDVKRELQELVQYPVEHPDKFLKFGMTPSKGVLFYGPPGCGKTLLAKAIANECQANFISIKGPELLTMWFGESEANVREIFDKARQAAPCVLFFDELDSIAKARGGNIGDGGGAADRVINQILTEMDGMSTKKNVFIIGATNRPDIIDPAILRPGRLDQLIYIPLPDEKSRVAILKANLRKSPVAKDVDLDFLAKMTNGFSGADLTEICQRACKLAIRESIENEIRRERERQTNPSAMEVEEDDPVPEIRRDHFEEAMRFARRSVSDNDIRKYEMFAQTLQQSRGFGSFRFPSGNQGGAGPSQGTGGAGGGNVYSEDNDDDLYG, from the exons ATGGCCTCGGGAGCCGA TTCCAAAGCTGATGACTTGTCAACTGCAATTCTCAAGCAGAAGAACAGGCCTAATCGGCTAATTGTTGATGAAGCAATCAACGAAGACAACAGTGTTGTGTCACTGTCACAG GCCAAAATGGATGAATTGCAGCTGTTCAGGGGAGATACAGTCCTGCtgaaagggaagaagaggagagaggcAGTGTGCATCGTCCTGTCTGATGACACCTGCTCTGATGAGAAAATCCGCATGAACAGGGTTGTTCGCAACAATCTGAGGGTGCGCCTTGGAGATGTGATCAG CATCCAGCCTTGTCCAGATGTGAAGTACGGCAAGCGCATCCATGTGCTGCCCATTGATGACACAGTGGAAGGGATCACAGGGAACCTGTTTGAGGTGTACCTGAAGCCATACTTCCTGGAAGCATACAGGCCCATCAGAAAAG GGGACATCTTCCTTGTGCGCGGAGGGATGCGTGCAGTCGAGTTCAAAGTGGTGGAGACAGACCCCAGCCCATACTGCATAGTAGCTCCAGACACCGTGATTCACTGTGAGGGAGAGCCTATCAAGCGAGAG gatgaagaggagtccCTGAATGAAGTGGGCTATGATGACATTGGAGGCTGTCGAAAGCAGTTGGCTCAGATCAAGGAAATGGTTGAGCTGCCTCTCAGGCACCCTGCTCTCTTTAAGGCTATTGGTGTGAAG CCTCCCCGTGGAATCCTGCTGTATGGTCCACCAGGTACTGGGAAGACCTTGATTGCCCGAGCAGTGGCTAATGAGACTGGAGCTTTCTTCTTCCTCATCAACG GGCCTGAGATTATGAGCAAGTTGGCGGGTGAGTCGGAGAGCAACCTGCGGAAGGCCTTTGAGGAAGCGGAAAAGAATGCTCCGGCAATCATCTTCATTGATGAGCTGGATGCCATTGCTCCAAAAAGAGAGAAG ACACATGGCGAAGTAGAACGGCGCATCGTGTCTCAGTTGCTTACACTTATGGATGGCCTGAAGCAGCGAGCACATGTGATTGTAATGGCTGCTACCAACAGACCCAACAGCATTGATCCAGCACTCCGGCGATTCG GCCGCTTTGACAGGGAGGTGGACATTGGCATTCCTGATGCTACTGGCCGCCTGGAGATCTTGCAGATCCACACCAAGAACATGAAGCTGGCTGATGATGTTGATCTggaacag GTGGCTAATGAGACCCATGGCCATGTGGGTGCAGACTTGGCTGCTTTGTGCTCAGAGGCAGCTCTTCAGGCTATCCGGAAGAAGATGGATCTCATTGACCTTGAGGATGAGACCATTGATGCTGAAGTGATGAACTCGTTGGCTGTGACCATGGATGACTTCAGG TGGGCCCTGAGCCAGAGCAACCCCTCAGCCCTGCGCGAGACGGTGGTAGAAGTGCCACAAGTTACTTGGCAAGACATTGGAGGCTTGGAAGACGTCAAGCGAGAACTGCAGGAGCTCGTACAG TATCCAGTAGAGCATCCTGACAAATTCCTTAAGTTTGGCATGACCCCCTCCAAAGGGGTGTTGTTCTATGGGCCTCCTGGCTGTGGGAAGACCCTGCTGGCCAAAGCCATTGCCAACGAATGCCAGGCCAACTTCATCTCTATCAAGGGTCCAGAACTGCTCACCATGTGGTTTGGAGAGTCCGAGGCCAACGTGCGGGAGATCTTTGACAAG GCCCGCCAAGCAGctccctgtgtgctgttcttTGATGAGCTGGACTCCATTGCAAAGGCCCGTGGTGGGAACATTGGGGATGGTGGCGGCGCTGCAGACAGAGTAATCAACCAGATCCTAACAGAGATGGACGGCATGTCAACCAAAAAGAACGTTTTCATCATTGGCGCCACTAACCGGCCGGACATCATTGATCCCGCCATCCTGCGCCCTGGGCGCCTGGACCAGCTGATCTATATCCCACTGCCTGATGAGAAGTCTCGTGTAGCCATTCTCAAGGCCAACCTGAGGAAATCACCTGTTGCCAAG GACGTGGACCTGGATTTTCTGGCCAAGATGACCAATGGCTTTTCAGGAGCCGATTTAACCGAAATTTGCCAGCGGGCCTGTAAGCTGGCCATCCGGGAGTCGATTGAGAATGAGATCAggcgggagagggagaggcagacCAACCCTTCTGCCATG GAAGTGGAGGAGGATGACCCAGTCCCTGAGATCCGGCGTGATCACTTTGAGGAGGCCATGCGCTTCGCCCGCCGCTCAGTCAGCGACAACGATATCCGCAAATATGAGATGTTTGCACAGACCCTTCAGCAAAGCCGCGGCTTCGGTAGCTTCAG ATTCCCATCAGGTAACCAGGGTGGTGCCGGACCCAGCCAGGGCACCGGAGGCGCCGGTGGTGGGAACGTATACAGTGAAGACAACGATGATGACCTCTATGGTTAA